In Pyxidicoccus xibeiensis, the following proteins share a genomic window:
- a CDS encoding AraC family transcriptional regulator yields MPKPLVDVDAAPASAFCLTDELTSFTSGWHTHRRHQLLYAARGALHLEVAHAQWLLPPQRAAWLAGGTRHRVSATQPATLCTVYLEPSRVPAAPQGECRVFVLPPLAREMLLYSTRWGPERAPRDAVAESFFTALVHLLAEWAAEPREWRLPRARTPELERAMTYTLARLGGPVTLAGTAKAAGLSQRTLARRFEEEAGTSWRRFLHDARMLRAMELLAEDGARVTQTAYAVGFESLAAFTHAFTAFTSERPRDFRQRITRGALPPPRAAPARTPRRRRVG; encoded by the coding sequence GTGCCCAAGCCCCTGGTGGACGTAGACGCGGCGCCCGCGTCCGCCTTCTGTCTCACTGATGAGCTGACCTCCTTCACCTCCGGCTGGCACACCCACCGAAGGCACCAGCTCCTCTATGCAGCCAGGGGTGCGCTGCATCTGGAGGTTGCTCACGCGCAGTGGTTGCTTCCTCCGCAGCGTGCCGCCTGGCTTGCCGGAGGCACCCGTCACCGCGTGAGCGCCACACAGCCGGCGACCCTGTGCACCGTGTACCTGGAGCCCTCTCGCGTGCCCGCTGCGCCACAGGGTGAGTGCCGCGTCTTCGTCCTGCCTCCGCTCGCCCGGGAGATGCTCCTCTATTCCACACGTTGGGGGCCGGAGCGCGCACCTCGCGATGCGGTGGCGGAGAGCTTTTTCACCGCCCTCGTCCACCTGCTCGCGGAGTGGGCGGCGGAGCCTCGCGAGTGGCGGCTGCCTCGCGCTCGCACGCCGGAGCTGGAGCGCGCCATGACGTACACGCTGGCCAGGCTCGGCGGGCCCGTCACGCTCGCGGGCACGGCCAAGGCGGCGGGGCTGTCCCAGCGCACCCTCGCGCGCCGCTTCGAGGAGGAGGCGGGGACCTCGTGGCGCCGCTTCCTCCATGACGCCCGCATGCTGCGTGCCATGGAGCTGCTGGCCGAGGACGGCGCCCGCGTCACCCAGACGGCCTACGCCGTGGGCTTCGAGAGCCTCGCCGCCTTCACCCACGCCTTCACGGCCTTCACCAGTGAGCGCCCGCGCGACTTCCGCCAGCGCATCACCCGGGGGGCGCTACCGCCACCCCGGGCCGCTCCCGCGCGAACGCCGCGTCGCAGACGAGTCGGTTGA
- a CDS encoding lipocalin-like domain-containing protein produces the protein MSGGRGLVIGTAVVLAGLAVAVVIVTRESAPPALRAGGALTVAGALGGGDAGTEGYARAYEPRPFQFPEDHGPHPGFRTEWWYWTGNLETEDGRAFGYQFTLFRSALAPQAPQRESAWGARQVFLGHFTVSDVAGGQFHASERFSREAMGLAGATAQPFRVWLEDWEAVSVGEATWPVRLRAESDAVALELLLEPGKPPVLQGDRGLSQKGPERGNASYYYSMTRMPSTGTVRVEGQTYAVKGESWMDREWSTSALGPDQVGWDWFSLQLSDGSELMYYQLRRKDGSADRFSSGLWIPPAGAASSEPVKVSREDMRLTVLDTWKSPRSGGEYPARWRLSVEKLGLELTVTPRLADQELPVSVIYWEGSVGLEGTREGSPVTGRGYVELTGYADTQGPRRRETRARGTPEAEAAAGQAPAATGNGR, from the coding sequence ATGAGCGGCGGCCGAGGACTCGTCATCGGGACGGCAGTGGTGCTGGCGGGGCTGGCGGTGGCCGTGGTCATCGTCACGCGCGAGTCGGCGCCCCCCGCGCTGAGGGCGGGCGGAGCGCTGACGGTGGCCGGAGCGCTCGGCGGAGGCGACGCGGGCACGGAGGGCTACGCGCGGGCCTACGAGCCGCGGCCGTTCCAGTTCCCCGAGGACCACGGCCCGCATCCCGGGTTCCGCACGGAGTGGTGGTACTGGACGGGCAATCTGGAGACGGAGGATGGACGCGCCTTCGGCTACCAGTTCACGCTGTTTCGCAGCGCGCTGGCGCCGCAAGCGCCGCAACGTGAATCGGCATGGGGCGCGCGGCAGGTGTTCCTGGGCCACTTCACGGTGTCGGACGTGGCGGGCGGACAGTTCCATGCGTCGGAGCGCTTCAGCCGCGAGGCGATGGGCCTGGCCGGCGCGACGGCGCAGCCGTTCCGGGTGTGGCTGGAGGACTGGGAGGCGGTGAGCGTGGGCGAGGCCACGTGGCCCGTGCGGCTGCGCGCGGAGTCCGACGCGGTGGCGCTGGAGCTGCTGCTGGAGCCGGGCAAGCCGCCGGTGCTCCAGGGAGACAGGGGCCTGAGCCAGAAGGGGCCCGAGCGGGGCAATGCGTCCTACTACTACTCGATGACGCGGATGCCCTCGACGGGCACGGTGCGGGTGGAGGGGCAGACGTACGCGGTGAAGGGTGAGAGCTGGATGGACCGCGAGTGGAGCACCAGCGCGCTCGGGCCGGACCAGGTGGGGTGGGACTGGTTCTCGCTGCAGCTCTCGGACGGGAGCGAGCTGATGTACTACCAGCTCCGCCGGAAGGACGGCTCGGCGGACCGGTTCAGCTCGGGGCTGTGGATACCGCCGGCGGGCGCGGCCTCGAGCGAGCCGGTGAAGGTGTCGCGAGAGGACATGCGGCTCACGGTGCTGGACACGTGGAAGAGCCCTCGCAGCGGGGGGGAGTACCCGGCGCGGTGGCGGCTGAGCGTGGAGAAGCTGGGGCTGGAGCTCACGGTGACGCCGAGGCTGGCGGACCAGGAGCTGCCGGTCAGCGTCATCTACTGGGAGGGCTCGGTGGGCCTGGAGGGCACGCGCGAGGGCAGCCCCGTCACGGGACGCGGCTACGTGGAGCTGACGGGCTACGCGGACACGCAGGGCCCGCGGCGGCGGGAGACGCGGGCGCGCGGAACGCCGGAGGCGGAGGCCGCGGCGGGACAGGCACCCGCTGCCACCGGGAACGGTCGGTAG
- a CDS encoding FtsX-like permease family protein: MRGLLVRSSLRHLGGHPWLTALSLLGIALGVAVVVSIDLASGSALRAFERSTDAVAGRATHQVVGGSSGVDERVYRELRLRRDAPVSAPVVEGYVRAAVGDRRTLTVLGVDPFAEAPFRDYARGEAVGDVGALLTEPGSVLLSARAARALGIASGGTLPVRVEGVERQLRVAGLVEPADEDTARALESLVLTDVSTAQEVLGTAGWLTRIDLRIRDEAEAKALAATLPVGTELLRAAARAGTVEQMTRAFRTNLTALSLLALVVGMFLIYNTMTFSVVQRRGLLGRLRAIGITRGELFGLVLGEAAVLGAVGTVAGLLLGVLLARGLVGLVTQTFNDLYFVVSVRGLALEPFTLVKGLTLGLGATLLAALVPAWEAARSAPVTTMRRSTLEDVSRSRAPKLALLGLVVLAAGTGLLVWPTQALLPAYGGLFSVLLGSALLVPWVTERLSAGAAVPLGAAFGLLGRMAARSVRTSLSRTAVALAALMVAVATTVGVGLMVSSFRGTVVSWLDTSLQADVFISPPSLVARRGTTTLVPGLAERLRATPGVAASSTIRVATTRVGGVPTDLLAIDFSQTPTRPYRFKSGDAAAIWRELEASQDAILVSEPFSFHRRVGVGDTVRLTTDQGPHDFRVVGVYFDYGSDVGTMLMPRATYDRWYDDRGVSGVALYAAPGADVDALVAAARERAGDSQALLVRANRSLRQASLEVFDRTFTITHVLRLLAIGVAFVGVLSALMSLQLERARELAVLRATGLTPGQLWGLVSIQTGLLGLLAGLFSMPLGVGLAYILVHVINQRSFGWTLQLAVTPETLVQAMLLALVASALAGLYPAWKMARANPAMALREE; the protein is encoded by the coding sequence GTGAGGGGGCTGCTGGTCCGCTCCAGCCTGCGCCACCTGGGCGGCCACCCGTGGCTGACGGCGCTGTCGCTCTTGGGTATCGCCCTGGGCGTGGCGGTGGTGGTGTCCATCGACCTGGCGAGCGGCAGCGCGCTGCGCGCCTTCGAGCGCTCCACGGACGCGGTGGCCGGCCGCGCCACGCACCAGGTGGTGGGCGGCTCCTCGGGCGTCGACGAGCGCGTGTACCGCGAGCTGCGCCTGCGCCGCGACGCGCCGGTGTCCGCGCCGGTGGTGGAGGGCTACGTGCGGGCGGCGGTGGGCGACCGGCGCACGCTCACCGTGCTGGGCGTGGACCCGTTCGCGGAAGCGCCGTTCCGCGACTACGCCCGGGGCGAGGCCGTGGGCGACGTGGGCGCGCTGCTCACCGAGCCGGGCTCGGTGCTGCTGAGCGCCCGGGCCGCGCGCGCGCTGGGCATTGCCTCCGGCGGCACGCTGCCGGTGCGCGTGGAGGGTGTGGAAAGACAGCTGCGCGTGGCGGGGCTGGTGGAGCCCGCCGACGAGGACACCGCGCGGGCGCTGGAGTCGCTGGTGCTCACGGACGTGTCCACGGCGCAGGAGGTGCTGGGCACGGCGGGGTGGCTGACGCGCATCGACCTGCGCATTCGGGACGAGGCGGAGGCGAAGGCACTGGCGGCGACGCTGCCGGTGGGCACGGAGCTGCTGCGCGCGGCGGCGCGGGCGGGCACGGTGGAGCAGATGACGCGGGCCTTCCGCACCAACCTCACCGCGCTGTCGCTGCTGGCGCTCGTGGTGGGGATGTTCCTCATCTACAACACCATGACGTTCTCCGTGGTGCAGCGGCGCGGGCTCCTGGGGCGGCTGCGCGCCATCGGCATCACCCGGGGCGAGCTCTTCGGCCTCGTGCTGGGCGAGGCGGCGGTGCTGGGCGCCGTGGGCACGGTGGCGGGCCTGCTGCTGGGCGTGCTGCTGGCGCGCGGGCTGGTGGGGCTCGTCACGCAGACGTTCAATGACCTGTACTTCGTGGTGAGCGTGCGCGGGCTGGCGCTGGAGCCCTTCACGCTGGTGAAGGGCCTGACGCTGGGGCTGGGGGCCACGCTGCTGGCGGCGCTGGTGCCGGCGTGGGAGGCGGCACGCTCGGCGCCCGTGACGACGATGCGGCGCTCCACGCTGGAGGACGTGTCGCGCAGCCGCGCGCCGAAGCTGGCGCTCTTGGGGCTCGTCGTGCTGGCCGCGGGGACGGGGCTGCTGGTGTGGCCCACGCAGGCCTTGCTGCCGGCGTATGGCGGGCTGTTCTCCGTGCTGCTGGGCTCGGCGCTGCTGGTGCCGTGGGTGACGGAGCGGCTATCGGCGGGGGCGGCGGTGCCGCTGGGCGCCGCGTTCGGCCTGCTGGGGCGCATGGCGGCGCGCAGCGTGCGCACGAGCCTCAGCCGCACGGCGGTGGCGCTGGCGGCGCTGATGGTGGCGGTGGCCACCACGGTGGGCGTGGGGCTGATGGTGTCCAGCTTCCGGGGCACGGTGGTGTCGTGGCTGGACACGTCGCTGCAGGCGGACGTCTTCATCTCCCCGCCCTCGCTGGTGGCGCGGCGCGGGACGACCACGCTGGTGCCCGGGCTGGCCGAGCGCCTGCGCGCCACGCCGGGCGTCGCCGCGAGCAGCACCATCCGCGTGGCGACGACGCGCGTGGGCGGCGTGCCCACGGACCTGCTGGCCATCGACTTCTCGCAGACGCCGACGCGGCCGTACCGGTTCAAGAGCGGTGACGCAGCGGCCATCTGGCGCGAGCTGGAGGCGTCGCAGGACGCGATTCTCGTGTCGGAGCCGTTCAGCTTCCACCGCCGCGTGGGCGTGGGCGACACGGTGCGGCTGACGACGGACCAGGGGCCGCACGACTTCCGCGTGGTGGGCGTGTACTTCGACTACGGCTCGGACGTGGGGACGATGCTGATGCCTCGCGCCACGTATGACCGTTGGTACGACGACCGGGGGGTGAGCGGCGTCGCGCTGTACGCGGCCCCCGGCGCGGACGTGGACGCGCTGGTGGCGGCGGCGCGCGAGCGGGCCGGGGACTCGCAGGCCCTGCTGGTGCGGGCCAACCGCTCGCTGCGGCAGGCGTCGCTGGAGGTGTTCGACCGCACCTTCACGATTACGCACGTGCTGCGGCTGCTGGCCATCGGCGTGGCCTTCGTGGGCGTGCTGAGCGCGCTGATGTCGCTGCAGCTGGAGCGGGCGCGGGAGCTGGCGGTGCTGCGCGCCACCGGGCTGACGCCGGGCCAGCTGTGGGGCCTGGTGTCGATACAGACGGGCCTGCTGGGCCTGCTGGCGGGGCTGTTCTCCATGCCGCTGGGCGTGGGGCTGGCGTACATCCTGGTGCACGTCATCAACCAGCGCTCGTTCGGGTGGACGCTGCAGCTCGCGGTGACGCCGGAGACGCTGGTGCAGGCGATGCTGCTGGCGCTGGTGGCGTCGGCGCTGGCCGGGCTGTACCCGGCGTGGAAGATGGCGCGGGCCAACCCGGCGATGGCGCTGCGGGAGGAGTGA
- a CDS encoding alpha/beta hydrolase produces the protein MDLEKTAPFDLGRGEDACLLLHGFTGSPWDVRPLGEALAARGMRVVAPRLPGHGTTPQALLHVTWRDWQAAAEHALHSLRGHRSVFVAGLSMGSLLALGLAARHPDEVRALALVAPAIRFRGPRMFLIRQLARTPVLEWARPWAEKTGTDISDPVALAEAPVLPAFPVARLRDLCTLQNLAVGDLAHVRCPTLVAVAEQDHVVDPEGGRWLARRLTAAPSVRFLSLREGFHIIPRDTAGPLLAAEVAGFLEQWRDLGAWQAHAPAAGA, from the coding sequence ATGGACCTGGAGAAGACGGCGCCCTTCGACCTGGGCCGGGGCGAGGATGCGTGCCTGCTGCTGCACGGCTTCACCGGCAGCCCGTGGGACGTGCGTCCGCTGGGAGAGGCCCTGGCCGCGCGGGGAATGCGCGTGGTGGCCCCCCGGCTGCCGGGGCACGGCACCACGCCCCAGGCGCTGCTGCACGTCACCTGGCGCGACTGGCAGGCCGCGGCGGAGCACGCGCTCCATTCCCTGCGAGGCCACCGGAGCGTCTTCGTCGCGGGGCTGTCCATGGGCTCGCTGCTGGCGCTGGGGCTGGCGGCCCGGCACCCGGACGAGGTGCGGGCGCTGGCGCTGGTGGCCCCGGCCATCCGCTTCCGCGGGCCGCGCATGTTCCTCATCCGGCAGCTGGCCCGCACGCCGGTGCTGGAGTGGGCCAGGCCCTGGGCGGAGAAGACGGGCACGGACATCTCCGACCCGGTGGCGCTGGCCGAGGCCCCCGTGCTGCCCGCCTTCCCCGTGGCGCGGCTGCGGGACTTGTGCACGCTGCAGAACCTGGCGGTGGGGGACCTGGCCCACGTGCGCTGCCCCACGCTGGTGGCGGTGGCGGAGCAGGACCACGTGGTGGACCCGGAGGGCGGGCGGTGGCTCGCCCGCCGGCTCACGGCTGCCCCGTCGGTGCGCTTCCTGTCGCTGCGGGAGGGCTTCCACATCATTCCGCGCGACACGGCGGGCCCGCTGCTGGCGGCGGAGGTGGCGGGCTTCCTGGAGCAGTGGCGGGACTTAGGCGCATGGCAGGCGCACGCTCCGGCCGCGGGGGCCTGA
- a CDS encoding ligand-binding sensor domain-containing protein: MLGAAVWLACGGEPQPQSAVGGNPGDPLGNPPVEQPGDDEDPPPDDEDEDPPPDDEEDPPPDDEEPPPPEPDAGTPDAGPRDSGTPDAGPRDSGTPDSGTPDAGPPDSGTPDGGSTGGNNVPPDAAGWRFLGRAQGAPREVLGITQDEGGNLWVAGGEDGLCLLRPEASTFKCYTMADGLKPWAPWKGKDPAPEQRYLKVTAVTGGPAGTVWVGYEGRPNCESEFYKAPGELEDPAIFKSGDADRVELQDDGTLRVIHYDIHSPAHSVPGYGHREKLCSVNRIVWDKQRNSLWFASNHGLAWGEPDYQGAVECSDPQVRAANAWLYIERDAQGNEVGREPRQRCKYGVMEHVHPAIAMSDAATEDSRLAGDVWGVAVRPDGDVWLGSHIRTSRFKIMTNAVGHVGTGAPWNFEAARKQTEEKKHRANRIDLWPDAVAEPTIPTPEQRVDDLVSDLVLMPDGTVWVSSFAWGLAKMSDTGQVTAHHLGGEPDRFVSSLERDTRDGSLWIGHRWGRGLMRMHTEGDFVSHNAVLGPLAGLPIWDIQVVGTGDSRKVLVAFSAYRDALGNIVHPGAIGIYTGR; the protein is encoded by the coding sequence GTGTTGGGTGCGGCAGTGTGGCTGGCCTGCGGGGGCGAGCCGCAGCCCCAGTCAGCCGTGGGAGGAAACCCGGGCGACCCGCTCGGAAACCCTCCCGTCGAACAACCCGGAGATGACGAAGACCCGCCTCCCGACGACGAGGACGAGGACCCGCCGCCGGATGACGAGGAAGACCCTCCGCCCGATGACGAGGAGCCACCGCCTCCCGAGCCCGATGCCGGCACACCGGACGCAGGGCCCCGAGACTCCGGCACACCGGACGCAGGGCCCCGAGACTCCGGCACTCCTGACTCCGGCACGCCGGACGCGGGCCCCCCGGACTCCGGCACGCCCGATGGCGGCAGCACGGGCGGAAACAACGTTCCCCCCGACGCGGCCGGCTGGCGGTTCCTCGGGCGCGCGCAGGGCGCACCACGCGAGGTGCTGGGCATCACCCAGGACGAGGGCGGCAACCTCTGGGTGGCGGGTGGCGAGGACGGCCTCTGCCTGCTGCGCCCGGAGGCCTCCACCTTCAAGTGCTACACAATGGCCGACGGGCTGAAGCCGTGGGCCCCCTGGAAGGGCAAGGACCCCGCGCCGGAGCAGCGCTACCTCAAGGTGACGGCGGTGACGGGCGGCCCCGCGGGCACCGTCTGGGTCGGCTACGAGGGCCGGCCCAACTGCGAGAGCGAGTTCTACAAGGCCCCGGGCGAGCTCGAGGACCCCGCCATCTTCAAGAGCGGCGATGCGGACCGCGTGGAGCTCCAGGACGACGGCACCCTGCGCGTCATCCACTACGACATCCACTCGCCCGCGCACTCCGTGCCCGGCTACGGCCACCGCGAGAAGCTCTGCTCGGTCAACCGCATCGTCTGGGACAAGCAGCGCAACAGCCTCTGGTTCGCCTCCAACCACGGCCTCGCGTGGGGCGAGCCGGACTACCAGGGCGCCGTGGAGTGCTCAGACCCGCAGGTCCGCGCCGCCAACGCGTGGCTCTACATCGAGCGCGACGCCCAGGGGAACGAGGTGGGCCGCGAGCCGCGCCAGCGCTGCAAGTACGGCGTCATGGAGCACGTCCACCCCGCCATCGCCATGAGCGACGCCGCCACCGAGGACAGCCGGCTGGCCGGTGACGTCTGGGGCGTGGCCGTGCGGCCCGACGGCGACGTGTGGCTGGGCTCGCACATCCGCACCTCGCGCTTCAAGATCATGACGAACGCGGTGGGCCACGTGGGCACCGGCGCCCCATGGAACTTCGAGGCCGCGCGCAAGCAGACCGAGGAGAAGAAGCACCGCGCCAACCGCATCGACCTGTGGCCGGACGCCGTGGCCGAGCCGACGATTCCCACCCCCGAGCAGCGCGTCGACGACCTCGTCAGCGACCTGGTGCTCATGCCGGACGGCACCGTCTGGGTCTCCAGCTTCGCCTGGGGCCTGGCGAAGATGAGCGACACGGGCCAGGTGACGGCGCACCACCTCGGAGGCGAGCCCGACCGCTTCGTCTCCTCGCTCGAGCGGGACACGCGGGACGGCAGCCTGTGGATTGGCCACCGCTGGGGCCGGGGGCTGATGCGGATGCACACCGAGGGCGACTTCGTCAGCCACAACGCGGTGCTCGGCCCCCTCGCGGGCCTGCCCATCTGGGACATCCAGGTCGTCGGCACCGGGGACAGCCGCAAGGTGCTGGTGGCCTTCAGCGCCTACCGCGACGCGCTGGGCAACATCGTCCACCCCGGCGCCATCGGCATCTACACCGGGCGCTGA
- a CDS encoding DUF3467 domain-containing protein — protein MADTPKPPDMQLQIQIDEDVANGQYVNMALVNHSDTEFTLDFIYVQPNVPKARVRSRIITNPKHMKRLVAAMQDNIARYEAKYGPIVLREDDAGMH, from the coding sequence ATGGCGGACACTCCGAAGCCCCCGGACATGCAGTTGCAGATACAGATAGACGAGGACGTCGCCAATGGTCAGTACGTGAACATGGCCCTGGTGAACCACTCGGACACCGAGTTCACCCTGGACTTCATCTACGTCCAGCCCAACGTGCCCAAGGCGCGGGTGCGCTCGCGCATCATCACCAACCCCAAGCACATGAAGCGCCTGGTGGCGGCCATGCAGGACAACATCGCCCGCTACGAGGCGAAGTACGGCCCCATCGTCCTGCGCGAGGACGACGCGGGCATGCACTGA
- the glpK gene encoding glycerol kinase GlpK has product MPKAKYVLALDQGTTGTHVSILDSKLQLVGRSYKEFTQHFPKPSWVEHDLDEIWATSEWCIARALKDAGLTGRDIAAVGITNQRETTGLWMRGTGKPLSHAIVWQDRRTSEMCRRLKEKGVEPRVREVTGLVVDPYFSGTKLTWMFEHLKGSRARAEKGDVCFGTIDTWLVYKLTGGAAHVTDVSNASRTLLMDLTTLQWSDDMRAMLSVPAACLPQIRGSAEVYGTTRGMRSLPDGVPVAGMAGDQQAALFGQACFEPGESKCTYGTGAFLLMNTGSTPVRSTSGLLTTVAWRLGGTGTTTYALEGSSFIAGAAVQWMRDGLKVIKKAPDIEALAASVKDSGDVVFVPALAGLGAPHWRPEARGLFAGIDRSTTVAHFARALLEGIALQLHDLADAMRRDSGRDIPVFKVDGGAAANNLLMQYQADILGVPVVRPKNLETTSLGAAFLGGLGAGVWDSPDAIRRAWKADKTFKPKMRTDVRERHLAKWKRAVERA; this is encoded by the coding sequence ATGCCGAAGGCGAAGTACGTGCTGGCCCTGGACCAGGGCACCACCGGAACCCACGTCTCCATCCTCGACTCGAAGCTCCAGCTGGTGGGCCGCTCCTACAAGGAGTTCACCCAGCACTTCCCCAAGCCGTCCTGGGTGGAGCACGACCTGGACGAAATCTGGGCCACCAGCGAGTGGTGCATCGCCCGCGCGCTGAAGGACGCGGGCCTCACCGGCCGGGACATCGCCGCGGTGGGCATCACCAACCAGCGCGAGACGACGGGCCTGTGGATGCGCGGCACCGGCAAGCCGCTGAGCCACGCGATTGTGTGGCAGGACCGGCGCACGTCGGAGATGTGCCGGCGCCTCAAGGAGAAGGGCGTGGAGCCGCGGGTGCGGGAAGTCACCGGCCTCGTCGTGGACCCGTACTTCTCCGGCACCAAGCTGACGTGGATGTTCGAGCACCTGAAGGGCTCGCGCGCCCGCGCCGAGAAGGGCGACGTGTGCTTCGGCACCATCGACACGTGGCTCGTCTACAAGCTCACCGGCGGCGCGGCCCACGTCACCGACGTGTCCAACGCCAGCCGCACCCTGCTGATGGACTTGACGACGCTGCAGTGGAGCGACGACATGCGCGCCATGCTGTCGGTGCCGGCCGCGTGCCTGCCGCAGATTCGCGGCTCGGCGGAGGTGTACGGCACCACGCGCGGCATGCGCAGCCTGCCGGACGGCGTGCCCGTGGCGGGCATGGCGGGAGACCAGCAGGCCGCCCTCTTCGGCCAGGCGTGCTTCGAGCCCGGCGAGTCCAAGTGCACCTACGGCACCGGTGCCTTCCTGCTGATGAACACCGGCAGCACGCCGGTGCGCTCCACCTCCGGCCTGCTCACCACGGTGGCGTGGCGGCTGGGCGGCACCGGCACCACCACGTACGCGCTGGAGGGCAGCAGCTTCATCGCCGGCGCCGCGGTGCAGTGGATGCGCGACGGGCTCAAGGTCATCAAGAAGGCGCCGGACATCGAGGCGCTCGCCGCCAGCGTGAAGGACTCCGGGGACGTCGTCTTCGTGCCGGCCCTGGCGGGCCTGGGCGCGCCCCACTGGCGTCCCGAGGCGCGCGGCCTGTTCGCCGGCATCGACCGCTCCACCACCGTGGCCCACTTCGCGCGCGCGCTGCTGGAGGGCATCGCCCTGCAGCTGCATGACCTGGCGGACGCCATGCGCCGGGACAGCGGGCGGGACATCCCCGTCTTCAAGGTGGACGGCGGCGCGGCGGCCAACAACCTCCTGATGCAGTACCAGGCGGACATCCTCGGCGTGCCGGTGGTGCGCCCGAAGAACCTGGAGACGACCAGCCTGGGCGCCGCCTTCCTCGGGGGCCTGGGCGCGGGCGTCTGGGACAGCCCGGACGCCATCCGCCGGGCGTGGAAGGCGGACAAGACCTTCAAGCCGAAGATGCGGACCGACGTGCGCGAGCGGCACCTGGCCAAGTGGAAACGCGCGGTGGAGCGGGCGTGA
- a CDS encoding ABC transporter ATP-binding protein: MPSSDSPPLVELRDVTKAYVEGDTQREVLSGVQLSLHRGEFVVLLGRSGSGKSTLLNLISGIDVPTRGEVRVDGRDLGRLSERERTLLRRERIGFIFQAFNLLPTLTVEENVRLPLELNGKSATDAGARARALLERVGLGARARGFPDRLSGGEQQRVAVARALAHSPPLLLADEPTGNLDEATGRQVLDLMEGLIRQGNACALVVTHEPGLVARADRVLSMEGGRLVERAHARKEAR; encoded by the coding sequence ATGCCCTCCTCCGACTCCCCTCCCCTCGTCGAGCTGCGCGATGTGACCAAGGCCTACGTCGAAGGCGACACCCAGAGGGAGGTGCTCTCCGGCGTCCAGCTGTCCCTGCACCGGGGCGAGTTCGTGGTGCTGCTGGGCCGCAGCGGCTCGGGAAAATCCACGCTGCTCAACCTCATCAGCGGCATTGATGTCCCCACCCGGGGCGAGGTGCGCGTGGACGGGAGGGACTTGGGCCGCCTGAGCGAGCGCGAGCGCACGCTGCTGAGGCGCGAGCGCATCGGGTTCATCTTCCAGGCCTTCAACCTGCTGCCCACGCTGACGGTGGAGGAGAACGTCCGGCTGCCCCTGGAGCTGAACGGGAAGAGCGCGACGGATGCCGGGGCCCGGGCGCGCGCGCTGCTGGAGCGGGTGGGGCTGGGCGCCCGCGCGCGCGGCTTCCCGGACCGGCTGTCCGGCGGCGAGCAGCAGCGCGTGGCGGTGGCGCGGGCGCTGGCGCACTCCCCGCCGCTGCTGCTGGCAGACGAGCCCACCGGCAACCTGGACGAGGCGACGGGCCGGCAGGTGCTGGACCTGATGGAAGGGCTCATCCGGCAGGGCAATGCGTGCGCGCTGGTCGTCACGCACGAGCCGGGGCTGGTGGCCCGCGCGGACCGCGTGCTGTCGATGGAGGGCGGACGGCTGGTGGAGCGCGCGCACGCGCGGAAGGAGGCGCGGTGA
- a CDS encoding MBL fold metallo-hydrolase — protein sequence MAFTMRQTVLVLGVVLAVGCAGSKANLVDADVARYTSDANGFDTHSFFYDTGAEVVVFDAQFTEAEAEKVLAAIRARTGNPIRYVVVTHPNPDKFNGVAVFQREGAKVVASEATAAAIPAVHAYKKYFWVNVVKAFTEETYPGQATVDVTFRGTYALPLEGDAKVELAELKHAGVATTQTVAYVPARKALIVGDLVHHQAHAWLEGGLREGKVVPDMAAWKAAVDELATWPDATVYGGRGEAAPVTEAIAAQKRYLDGMVTLVKGYAVELGDRKAELCGDAAAPHHAELQKRAAAAFPEYALPYMVGYSVYGLVNQLACGG from the coding sequence ATGGCTTTCACGATGAGGCAGACGGTGCTGGTGCTGGGAGTGGTGCTGGCGGTGGGGTGCGCGGGTTCGAAGGCGAACCTGGTGGACGCGGACGTGGCTCGGTACACGAGCGATGCGAACGGGTTCGACACGCACTCGTTCTTCTATGACACGGGCGCGGAGGTGGTGGTCTTCGACGCGCAGTTCACCGAGGCGGAGGCGGAGAAGGTGCTCGCGGCCATCCGGGCGAGGACGGGCAATCCCATCCGCTATGTCGTCGTCACGCATCCGAACCCGGACAAGTTCAACGGCGTGGCGGTGTTCCAGCGCGAGGGCGCGAAGGTGGTCGCCAGCGAGGCCACCGCCGCGGCGATTCCCGCCGTGCACGCGTACAAGAAGTACTTCTGGGTGAACGTGGTGAAGGCCTTCACCGAGGAGACGTACCCGGGGCAGGCCACGGTGGACGTCACCTTTCGCGGCACGTACGCGCTGCCGCTGGAGGGGGACGCGAAGGTGGAGCTGGCCGAGCTGAAGCACGCGGGCGTGGCCACGACGCAGACGGTGGCGTACGTGCCGGCGCGCAAGGCGCTCATCGTGGGGGACCTGGTGCACCACCAGGCGCACGCGTGGCTGGAGGGTGGCCTGCGCGAGGGCAAGGTGGTGCCGGACATGGCGGCGTGGAAGGCGGCGGTGGACGAGCTGGCGACGTGGCCGGATGCGACGGTGTACGGCGGCCGGGGCGAGGCCGCGCCGGTGACGGAGGCCATCGCCGCGCAGAAGCGGTACCTGGACGGCATGGTGACGTTGGTGAAGGGCTACGCGGTGGAGCTGGGGGACAGGAAGGCGGAGCTGTGCGGTGACGCGGCGGCGCCGCACCACGCGGAGCTGCAGAAGCGCGCGGCGGCGGCGTTCCCGGAGTACGCGCTGCCGTACATGGTGGGGTACTCGGTGTACGGACTGGTCAACCAGCTCGCCTGCGGCGGGTAG